TCGAAGCCCACCGCCGGGATGAAGTCCAGCCCCAGCCCGATTTCCGCCGACACCCCCAGGTGCCCCTCCAGGAAGAGGTACTCAATACCGATCAATCCTCGGCCGGAGACGTGCATCTCGCTCTCGCCCGTCTCGTCCTTCTTGGCCTCGTGGATGGCCACCCGCCCGCCGACTCCCAGGTACGGCCGCCAGGGAGATTCCAGCCAACCGAAGTGGAAGAGATAGTCCGCCCCCCCGGCGATGCCCCCCCCAAGGATGGACCAGGCCAGGTGGAAGTCTATGGCGGACGGGGGCGAGAAGTTCCACTTGGCGGAAAGGCCCGTCGGCTCGCCAATGATGAGCCCGAGGCCGAAGTCGCGCACCTGCGCCGACGCCGCGAGCGCCAGCACCAGAATCAACGCAACCGTGAGAATCCGCATCGTCTTTCCTCCCATTTTTAAAAGAAAAACACGCACTTCAAGTATAATAGTAACGAATTGGAGGTAAAAAATGCAAGTTACGACTTTTACGGCGATGATGATTGCCGCCGTGGTGGCGGCGCAGACGCCCGCCCCGACGCCCTCCACCGCCGACGAGGAGCTCCGGGCCGAGGCGGACAGGACGCCCTCGATGGCAGCCGAGGCGGCCGCCGACATCGCCGCCGGTCAGACCGCCGACGAGCAGGCCGGGCAGCTCGCTTACGAGGACACCCAGGGCCGCTGGATTCTATCCTGGGGGCCGACCTGGGCCGACGACCACTCATGGTACGACTACTACCCCCTGGCGACCACGTTCACCGCGCCCTTCCGCTGCCGCCTGGTCGCCTACCGCATCTACTGGTCGGGATACCCGGCGATGGCCTCAGTCCAGGAGCAACACACGGGTCCGACGCTCGATCTGATGCTCTACGCCGACTCGGGCCAGGACGGGACGCACCGCCCCGCGGGCGAGCCGCGCTTCACCGACAGCCTGGACGTGAGCTGGGCCGCCGCCGGGTGGATAGAAGTCGACGTCTCGGACTGGCGCGTGGACCTGGACGAGGGCGAGGTCTTCCACCCCGGCTGGAGCTCGAACACCGAGCTCGCCAACGGGCTGTCGTTCTCGGTGGTGCCGGGATCCTACTCCTGCTGGTACTCGTCGGATTCGCCGCAGGGGCCGGTGTGGATGGACGCGCAGAACGACTGGACGCACGTGGTGGAGGCTGTGGTCGAGAAACTTTAGCCGCCGGCGGCCTGGCGTAATAAAAACCGCCCCGCGTCGAATGCGGGGCGGCTTTTTTTATTATCGACCGCTAATCGCCCACCGGCACCCACTCGCCGGTCGCCTCGTCGTAGTAGTAGGCGTTGCCGTCCTCGTCGTAGGCCGTGTCGTCCACGGGGGTCGGGTCCGGCACCTCCGGAATGTTATACAGGCTCTCTTCGGCCTCCTCCGCCCCCTCGCCCGAGTACTCCACCCAGACGGTTCCGCTGTCGTCGGTGTAGGTATCCAGGTAGAAGTCGCCGGAGCCCTCGTCGTCGTCATCGGCCAGCGCCGGGATGAACAGGGCCAGCATCAGCAGCACGGGCAGGAAACGGCTCATCCATTCCTCCTAAAAAATTGAGCACACCCAGTATATCCTCATCCTTCTCATTTTCCCAGCTTATTTTCCGCCCGCGGGCCGACCTGAACGGCGCGCCGTCGGTCGGCCCCTACGTTCGGCAACAGCGGTAACGGGCGACCGTGGACGGTCGCCCATACGGGTGGAATTCTTGAGGCGCGGGTCGGCCCTACTTCGAGCCCATCATGTAGAACATCATGGGGTTGCGGGTCTGCATCCACACCCGGCCCGGGCCGCTGAAGCGGCACACGAACCCCTCGCCGGAGAAGAAGAGGGACTTCATCCCGCCGGCCTTGGTGACCTTGAAGGTGGCACTCTCGTCGAAGGCGACGATGTGGCCGGTGTCCACGACGTACTCCTCGCCGGCGCCGAGCTCGACCATGTGGATGGCGCCGTAGGCGGAGAGGAAGACGTCGCCCTGGCCGGAGATTTTCAACAGGAAGAGGCGCTCGCCGGAGAAGAACATCTTGCCGCCGCCGAACTTCGTGTCAATCTGGATGTCGCCGGTGTCGAAGATGTAGGAGCCGGACTGGACCAGGACGGCGTTGCCGGCTAGCTGGAGCTGAACGACGTCGCCGGGGTAACCGGGGGCGAAGGTGACCTCGCCGCCGGAGGGTCCGCCGGTGTAGGTGTTCTGGAAGAAGCTCTCGCCGCCGACCATGGAGCGCAGGAGGGCCTTGCCGATGCCGCCGCGGGCCTTGGTCTTCATCTCCATGTCTGCGGACATGCTCACCATGGCGCCCGCCTCGGCGGTCACGCTCTCGCCGGGGTCCAGCATCACCTTGGCCAGGGTGAAGTTGGGTCGGTATAAAAGTTCATGTTTCATGGTTCTCCTTCGGGATATGTTGGGGAATTTCGCATTAGGTACACGCAGTATAAAACAACCGGCGGGTCGGGGCCAAGGCGAAAATTAAGGCCCGCGTCTCCGGGCGCCGATCGTGCTATACTCTTAAAAAAGGACAACCGAGGAAGGTGAGCATGACCCGCCGGATACTCCTGCTGGCTTTGGTTCTCTGCCTTTCCGCCGGGGCCACCACCCTGGAAACGGAAACGCGCATCTGCCCCGTGTGCGGCGAGGAGGTCGAGGTCGGCGTCCTGGCCAGCACGAACAACTTCGGCGGGGTGGGTACCGACTTCGCCCAGCACGCCGTCGGTAACCAGCCGTGGTGGTACTGGCTGGCGTACTCGCCGGGGTGTGGGTACGCGGACTGGGTGGGCCGCTTCGGCGAGGAGCTCCCCGAGGACGAGGCCGCCTTCGTGCGGGAAAATCTATCCGACCGCGGCGGGGAGCAGCCGCTCTGGGAGCAGTACCGCAACCTGTACCTGCTGGAGAAATTCCGGGGCGCCACGCGGGTCGAGCTGGCGGATACGCTTTTAATCGGCTGGTGGTGCCTGCGGCCGGAGAACCTCCCGGCGGACTACCGCACCGATTACACCGCGTCCATCGTCGGGCTGTTGGACTCCGCGCTCGAGGCCGGCGAGGTGCTGCCGGAGCAGCTCGTGGAACGGGTGTACCTGGCGGCGGAGCTGACCCGACTGGGGGGCGACCACGAGGGGGCCGGGGGGCGCTTCGAGGAGGCCATGCTCATGCCCAACCTGGCCGAGTCGGGGATGCACGACTTCGTGGTGCGGCAGCTTCTTTTGTGCGACGCGCCGGAGACCCGGCGGCGGGTGGCCGCGGGGGACTTCGCGGGCGGCGGGGGGATTGACGACGCCGAGGACGCCGTCACCGCCCGGGGCGCCTGGGAGTTTTTCGCCAACAACGTCTCGGACGCGATTGATCGGGCCGACGCGGCGCTCATGGTCTATTTCTACGGCACGCGGCTGGGCTGGAGCGCGGAGGAGCTCACCCCGTGGGTCGGACGTTTTCGGGAGAACTACGCCGCCGAGCTGAACCGCCGCCCGCTCCTGTACGACGCCGAGGACCTGGGGTTGTTGGAGCGGTTGACCGAGTACGAACGCTGAGGTCACCCGGAATCACGCTGATGAAATATACCTTTTTAGGTTTGTATTTTACTATTGTTTAATTAGAAGGATCGTTTGGTCGTAGTTCGATAGCTATCAGGAAATCCCGGGCGGGGCGGTCGGTGGGCCGCCCTTTTTCACGAGTGGGGCTTGACAGGGGCTTGCGGGTGGAGTAATTTATACTCAGTGTAGGAGGTGGAGTGATGAATAAAATCCTGGTCATTCTCGCCGCCCTCGCCCTGACGGCCCCCCTGGCCGCCGAGGAGTGGCACAAAGAGGCCCTCGACACTCTGGACACCAGCAACGACACCTGCCTCGTCCTGGACGGGCTCGGACATCCGCGAATCGTCTACATCGCCTCCAGCGACCTCAAGTACGCCTGCTGGGACGGGGCCGACTGGTCCTACGTAACGATATACCATTCCAGTAGCTTGACCGGGCTGCTCGACCTGGTACTGGACGACGACGAATACCCCCATATCGCGTATTGTACGTTCCGTGTAGCGGACAGTCTGACGTCGTATTATTACACGTATTTCGATGAGAACGGCCAACATTTTTGTCCAATATTCGAGACGAGTTTCGCCGCCCAGTACATATCCCTCGACCTGGCCGCGGACCGAACCCCCCACGTATCCCTGGGGTACATGCCTTATTGTTACGCGTACTGGGACGGCGAATTATGGT
The genomic region above belongs to bacterium and contains:
- a CDS encoding TIGR00266 family protein, coding for MKHELLYRPNFTLAKVMLDPGESVTAEAGAMVSMSADMEMKTKARGGIGKALLRSMVGGESFFQNTYTGGPSGGEVTFAPGYPGDVVQLQLAGNAVLVQSGSYIFDTGDIQIDTKFGGGKMFFSGERLFLLKISGQGDVFLSAYGAIHMVELGAGEEYVVDTGHIVAFDESATFKVTKAGGMKSLFFSGEGFVCRFSGPGRVWMQTRNPMMFYMMGSK